In Oryzias melastigma strain HK-1 linkage group LG6, ASM292280v2, whole genome shotgun sequence, the DNA window CAAGACTGGCACCATCTCAGGACCTTGGAGAAGTGCGTCACGCACTTTTGTCCTAAATTGGCCTTTCCTTGCACGGCTCACACAAACTTGCAGCaaaaattcttctttcttatCAAAACCTTCCATTCACTTCCCTGTAAACATCCTGCGAGAGCAGCAGGTGCACACTGGAGTGGATCCCCCCCTCTCAGATTTACCCTCCAGTTCGGACTTGCGGCTTTACTTTCCATGTTCTTTGCACCTTGTAGGTTCTCAGGAATCGGACAGCTCCCAGACAGCTAAAAAGGACATGCTGGCAGCACTGAGGGCCAGGCAGGAAGCTTTGGAGGAAACGCTCAAACAGCGACTAGAGGAACTCAAGAGCATCTGTATCAGAGAAGCGGTACAAATCGACATttactacaacttttttttttctttcaataactttttattaataatttgcatttttacattttcttttctccttcctTCTAGGAACTAACAGGGAAGCTCCCAAAGGAATATCCTTTAGATCCAGGGGAGGAGCCTCCCACAGTGAGGAGGAAGATCGGAACCGCCTTTAAATTGGATGAGCAGAAAATTCTACCTAAGGGAGAGGTaaagacttcctgtttttgCTCTTTGTTATCAACACACGTTGTTTGCAGAAGACttacaaaaacatgaagttaGACTGTAggttttactattttaaacaTATGCATTAACATATGcatttagctttaatttaacttattttaagttaaaataagtgaaaaaaaaacatgaaaggttTAGCTCCATATAAAGTTAAAGTGAAGCTTAAAACCTGAGACATTTAGGTTCAAAGaaagttgtactttttttgCCACGGGTACATTTTCCAAAGGAGCAGAGCTTCTAAATATAGTCCTGCAAGAGTTCTTACCACAGGAAGTGGTGATAGTAGGATTGTGCGTGCACCCACATGTGTGTAATGCTGTGGTTGTATGCTTTGAAAACAGTCCAGGGATAGAACATCACAAAAGTGCCGCACAagcaaaagctgtttttgttctttcagtAAGCACCTTCAAATCATGCACACAATGGATCAGAGGAGTCTGTGATGTGGAGCcaagttttcagaatttttaccTCAGTTTGAGTAATCTGGGATTAAATTGATCCAAATTAAAACGTTATGgattcaagtttatttatgtttctatATTTGTACTGGTTATGTTTGTTCTGTAATACTGATAATAGAATGTTATCAGAATGCTTTCTCTGGCTACTATTACCTTCTAAAAGAGTTAGTTTAAGTTTAAAAGTTCAGTATAAGTCTCGTTGTTTTTGGGGATATGGCTCTTGTTTACTGACTTTTTGCGTGCGTGTTTCCGCCAGGAAGAGGAGCTGGAGCGCTTGGAGCGCGAGTTTGCCATTCAGTCTCAGATTACGGAAGCAGCCAGGCGTCTCGCCAGCGATCCTCACGTGAGCAGCAAGAAGCTGAAGAAACAGAGGAAGACGTCTTATCTGAACGCTTTGAAAAAGCTCCAGGAAATTGAAAACTCCATCAATGAGTACCGTGTCCGCTCAGGCAAGAAACCAACACAGAGGGCGTCCCTTATCATCGAAGGTACCCATAACCTCCTGTGTGCTACAGGGAAATCAAACCCTTTTCATATCTGCTTTTGTCTGAGCTGTCAcctctttttcaaaatgatttattcttcaGAAGTCATGTTTGGAGTATTTTCAGCCTTGTTTCAATCtattttatatctatttttacataaaataaatcaaaacatgaacatttaatATTATCtttcttattttgttgtttcctgtccTCTTGTAGAAGCCAACATTTGTTCTGAAGACAGCTCATTATCAGATGCATTGGTTTTAGATGATGGTAAGTCTTGTTTTTTCCCCAATCGATAATCAAGATTGAAACTTGATTTGAGATGagacaaacctttaaaaaagctttctttTGCCCCCTTGTTTTAGATGATCCTCAAGTCACAGGTACCCCAACCTTCTCTCCGGTAGCATCTCCCCACAAGGGCCTCCCTCCCAGACCGCCATCTCATAGCCGGCCCCCACCCCCGCAGTCTCTGGACGGCCTGCGACATATGCACTACACGCGCTCAGACTATGATAAATCTCCCATTAAGCCAAAAATGTGGAGCGAATCCTCACTGGATGAGCCGtatgaaaaagtcaaaaagcgCTCATCTCACTCCAGGTGAGGAAACTTTTATTTgtcctataaaaaaataacgtgaagacatatatttatatattacagttgatcactttttaaattgtactttttaatcaaagctatactttttagttaaaaacaaacaagtgacTAACATCATTATAGGTGTTATAGGTGATACATTGAACAGACTTTGGAGATGTACTTGATACATGTTTCGTTCAGAAATCATTCTTTCCTTCTACATCTCTTTTTAGTCACAGACGTTTTCCAAGTTCGGGGAGTGCTGACGCAGGGGGTAGTAACTCTCTTCAGAACAGCCCCATCAGGAACATGCCCCACTGGAACTCTCAGTCCAGCATGCCATCAACCCCAGACATGAAAGTCAGAACTCCACACTATGTACATTCCACCAGGTCAGTTCACCGATTGTtccttttcttaagcctttggAACCGACAGACATCATGAAACTCTCTATAATAACCTTAAACGTATTAGAATATTCTGTGATTggcattttattaaattaaacatttttggggtttccacagtaaaaggaatcacttttttttccagatggaattttctgtttttgtatgattttatgtctagtttGTGAATTTAACAtggaaaatatgacaaaataatataatatattataggTGAACTTGTGCTGATTGAAATGATACAAAAGAAGCAAGCAGGTAgtgtttcatattaaaaaataatggtaaATTCAAAGGCAGACAGTTATAGGCcctaggttccaaagggttaaaaagcaAATCACTCAGGAATTCAAAATCTGTCTTAAAGTGTCTGGTTGTTCATTGTAAATGCAATGATCTGTCCTGCTTTGTATCACAGGTCAGTGGACATCAGTCCCACACGTCTGCACAGTCTCTCTCAGCACTTTAGGAACCGCAGCTCCAGCCTTGAGTCTCAGGGTAAACTGCTAGTATCTGATCCGGACGCTCACCCGCACACTCTGGGCAGTCCTGACTTCTTCCTCGGTCCAGGACGCAGCTCCAATGGTTCTGACCCATTGGACGACTGTTCATCCTGCACCAGCCAAAGCAGCTCAGAGCATTACTACCCATCTGGGGGGGGCCCTGGGAGCAACCCCAACTACTCCACTTTGGGAGAAGACTCGCCCTCTAAAGCGAGGCAGAGGCAGCGTCAGAGGCACAGGTGAGAGGAGGTCCTCATGAAGAAATCCTTCTTTGCAAATATGCCTCAACTAAACATCATTTTTCATCTCCACAGATCTGCAGGTCATTTAGGTTCTTCGAACTCGGGCTCTATGCCAAACCTGGCAGCTAAAAACGGTTCTGTTGGAGGATCAGGAGGAGGTGGGATAGGAGGCGGGCACCATGGCGTCTACCTTCACAGCCAGAGCCAGCCCTCCTCGCAGTACCGGATCAAAGAATACCCTCTGTACGTGGAGGGCAGCCCCAACCCGGTGGTGGTGCGCAGCCTGGAGAGCGACCAGGAGGGCCACTACAGCGTCAAAGCTCAGTTCAAGACCTCCAGTTCCTACACGGCCGGAGGACTGTACAAAGAGGCGTGGGGGGGAGGGGAGGAGGGAGGCGAGGGGAGCGGCCGCCTCACGCCGTCACGCTCACAGATCGTACGGACTCCGTCATTGGGGAGAGACGGTagtggtggtggaggggggAGGGCAGCCGTGTCTGAGGAGTTACGGTGTTGGTACCAGAGATCCTCGGGGAGCCTGAAGGAAAGGAGCCACTCGCATTCAGGATCCACCTCCTCTGAGACTGGGTCGCAGCAAGGCACTCTGGGACATGGTCGAGGGAGTCGCGTTGGGACTCTCATCAAGGGCTCACCAGGTAATCCTGCTTACTGTCTCTCCACTCTCATAAAAGGTGAAGAAGTATCTCTCAGGTGTCATCCAGAAAATGTTAGTCCTACTAGGAGAtcacatcatcagaaaaagaaaatgaagaatcctttttagtttttatgtaaagttaAAACTTGCAGCTTCAAACTCTGactgatgtttgttttggacaatgTGTCTAATAAAACCCTACTGTAGACCTGGCAATAATTTGAAGACCATGTGACCCTCAGGAGTACAGAGCAGAAACCTGAAATATGCTCTTAAATGTGTATTATTGGACTTTTTGACTTTTATGCATTTACTCCattcacataaaaaacacatttaaactacAAAGTTAGTATTTAGGATGTGATATTTGTAGAATTCATTTTTATAGTATATTAGGTAACACATTAAACAGTTCTGTATGCAGTCATTGGTTGtataaagaactggacagagcagctgtgacatcacccatggAAAATCCCTTAGTGAAacgaagccaattcagtcgacATTTTTCCTCAAAACGGATGccaccatttggagccagtcgacagtgattggtcggaGTCGGTCTGGGTCATCGTTTCTTGAGCAACTAGAGTGGCCAATCATGATTGAGCTTTTTCCAagtccactgaaagcagctcggaAAAAATGTCACTCAAATGTTTGAGGTTGGAGCCACATGCTTTAACTGAGGCGtctgattagtcagtttataacttgtgataaagaaaaagaaagtgattATTCACGTAATTTTGTAAATACGTAcagccagtgctgaacttttttcttgaccacacagacccagaggaaggttaaggttagggttacgGTTAGATTAAATAATATGTGGGATCAACAACAACATTCAGCCTTGAACGTACTTAAAATACGTGCAGGCAATGCAGTGATGTGCAACTTGTCTGCACATATAATGTatgtccatcagtttttgtgttggGTCGcaagaaaatatgtttgaataacatcagccaaagaaaaaatataataaaa includes these proteins:
- the frmd4a gene encoding FERM domain-containing protein 4A isoform X7 → MAVQLIPESAVCLLMMTEGRRCQVHLLDDRKLELLVQPKLMAKDLLDLVASHFNLKEKEYFGIAYVDETGHFSWLQLDRRVLEHEFPKKSGPIVLYFSVRFYIESISYLKDNATIELFFLNAKSIIFKELIEVDSDVVFELASYILQEAKGDFTSNDATRSDLKKLPALPTQALKEHPSLAYCEDRVIEHYKKLSGQSRGQAIVNYMSIVESLPTYGVHYYAVKDKQGIPWWLGLSYKGIFQYDYQDKVKPRKVFQWRQLENLYFREKKFSVEVHDPRSRASVTRRTFGHSGIAVHTWYACPALIKSIWAMAISQHQFYLDRKQSKSKIHAARSLSEIAIDLTETGTLKTSKLANMGSKGKIISGSSGSLLSSGSQESDSSQTAKKDMLAALRARQEALEETLKQRLEELKSICIREAELTGKLPKEYPLDPGEEPPTVRRKIGTAFKLDEQKILPKGEEEELERLEREFAIQSQITEAARRLASDPHVSSKKLKKQRKTSYLNALKKLQEIENSINEYRVRSGKKPTQRASLIIEEANICSEDSSLSDALVLDDAFFCPLVLDDPQVTGTPTFSPVASPHKGLPPRPPSHSRPPPPQSLDGLRHMHYTRSDYDKSPIKPKMWSESSLDEPYEKVKKRSSHSSHRRFPSSGSADAGGSNSLQNSPIRNMPHWNSQSSMPSTPDMKVRTPHYVHSTRSVDISPTRLHSLSQHFRNRSSSLESQGKLLVSDPDAHPHTLGSPDFFLGPGRSSNGSDPLDDCSSCTSQSSSEHYYPSGGGPGSNPNYSTLGEDSPSKARQRQRQRHRSAGHLGSSNSGSMPNLAAKNGSVGGSGGGGIGGGHHGVYLHSQSQPSSQYRIKEYPLYVEGSPNPVVVRSLESDQEGHYSVKAQFKTSSSYTAGGLYKEAWGGGEEGGEGSGRLTPSRSQIVRTPSLGRDGSGGGGGRAAVSEELRCWYQRSSGSLKERSHSHSGSTSSETGSQQGTLGHGRGSRVGTLIKGSPAASPHSQRSMTPSSEHAATPTPPCSPQHILNWKGGSFSDSCFLSSPLCSELADVQWYGQDKAKPGTLV